A genomic stretch from Bradyrhizobium quebecense includes:
- a CDS encoding AIDA repeat-containing protein yields MGVNVASGSTVSVSDTQTSNTVQYGGTLYVLNGGYISDTVNAGSVVVSSGATDIGDTTSSGSSNSAGQIYVLGTLVNAVVNGGGGVVLGTTPSNATGTGTAIGTTINSGIMAVYSGSTASNTTVGSGGIRLFNGTTINTTLSGGSEQMWGGTTISTLIENGGYEYVSDTYNNNFVGSALASNTTIQSSSEQIVGFLGGGVATNTTIAGGTQWIGYAAFGSAGHGVASNTTITSGGIQLVAPYNYIATGTAVNTTVTGSGSIQYVGSGQYSGSATAISTTLIAGGEQIVWGGGPYSPIASSTVISSGGAEIVSSGGIARITMISAGGTETVMAGGIASSTVISSGGTEVVSSGGTASGIVVNSGGTLVIVAGANVTGVTSNGGTVVIESAPVTVSSGSSYTVSSGQTDTGDTVLNGGSMFVASGGSAVSTTVSSGGLLTISKGGSDTGTTVSSGGTDTVAGSDTNAVVASGATMYVSSGGRASGTLVSGGTLDVLAGGFATGTTVSAGGMLNVTGTTSNTVLVSSGGVENVSSGGVIQGTISGTVGTGTSVAAGATLNVLAGGSASMINVSGTLNVQGKITSNVTIQGGGHEIVSAGGSVTGVTGSGTAISGLVDVLSGASFEYATVFSGGDLNVSSGATVDHISVSSGGIFNVGGTVLSNVAVFAGGIENVFSGGVVTGVTGSGTGISGGMVNVSSGGAIDHTTVSSGGVLNVMSGATAHHVAVSSGGTFNVAGAATSNVAVFAGGREVVSSGGSAGPVTISGGQVELQAGSVASGDITFSGSGGQLKIDGTSLAGTTISSLVLGDSIDLAGLNFVSGGAATLLAGNVLHVTEGASSFDLQLDQTPGVRFSIGADSGTGTLLTTRADIAPVTSASNMQATLGESAALASSLFTAADADGDPITAYAFWDTQGNGHWVVNGTVQPTNAEIDVTAANLSQVSYVFGPSGSTDTLFVRANDGTLWGGWTQFTAKAFVDTPPTVIAANVTATHGQTSVAASSLFTVSDPDPDTMTQYALWDTGGSGHWVVNGVAQAANTEIDITASQLSQVSYVFGPVGSTPDTLYIRANDGTLWGGWTAFTAAPGPDRAPVVTAANLIGQHLQLSVPATSIFSATDPDGDPITQYALWDSGGNGHWVVNGVTQAANTEIDVSAANLSQVSYVFGPSGSAPDMLYVRASDGMLWGGWTAFSTMSGGDTAPVVTAPDVTATHGEVSALASSLFSVTDADNDTMTQYAFWDTGGSGHWVVNGVAQAANTEIDVTAANLSQVSYVFGLGGSTPDTLYVRANDGLKWSAWTAFTATPGIDDPPVVAAANVTANHGEFSALASSLFSVTDPESDPITQYAFWDTGGNGHWVVNGVAQAANVEIDVAAANLSQVSYVFGPGGSASDTLYVRAKDAGSPWSSWAAFTASPGPDTAPVVTAPNVTANHGQFSALASSLFSVTDADNDTMTQYAFWDTGGSGHWVVNGVAQAANVEIDVAAANLSQVSYVFGPGGSAPDTLYVRANDGSMWSSWTAFTAAPGVDTAPVVTAANVTASHGQLSVLALSLFSVSDAENDAITQYAFWDTGGNGHWVVNGVAQAANVEIDVSAANLSQVSYVFGPGGSTPDTLYVRANDGSKWSSWAAFTATPGVDKAPVVTAANVAANHGQFSVLASSLFSVSDAENDAITQYAFWDTGGNGHWVVNGVAQAANVEIDVSAANLSQVSYVLGPGGSPSDTLYVRANDGSKWSSWAAFTATPGPDHAPVVTAANVSGIHGHSIAATGLFSVTDADSDTMTQYAFWDTGDNGHFVVNGVVQAANTEIDVAAANLSQVSYVFGPGGSPSDTLYVRANDGSEWSSWTAFTATATNQAPTVAVANVVTVSGQTFAAANLVTATDADGDPITKYALWDSNTNGRWNVGGINEPANTEIDVTAAQLSQATYQAGSGSDQLWIRAYDGTAWGAWQSFNVTGESPSSASIATGATLELPGASSATVAFQGSTGTLKLDNSASFSGTVAGMTGSDAIDFANINFANVQTPSFSGDSSHGTLTVTDGTVAASIALLGNYMASTFTTSSDGHGGTLVVDPPAMQVSQLAQPQHA; encoded by the coding sequence ATGGGTGTGAACGTTGCCAGCGGCAGCACCGTTTCTGTGTCCGACACACAGACTAGCAACACAGTCCAGTACGGCGGCACGCTCTACGTGCTGAACGGCGGCTATATCAGCGACACCGTAAATGCCGGGAGCGTCGTTGTTTCCTCCGGCGCTACGGATATCGGCGACACGACTTCCAGTGGTTCTTCCAATAGTGCCGGGCAGATTTATGTTCTTGGCACACTCGTCAACGCCGTGGTCAACGGTGGTGGAGGTGTGGTCCTCGGCACCACTCCGTCAAACGCAACCGGAACTGGAACGGCGATTGGAACGACCATCAACAGCGGCATAATGGCCGTTTACAGTGGCTCGACCGCAAGCAACACCACGGTCGGCAGCGGCGGGATTAGACTATTCAACGGCACAACCATCAACACCACCCTCAGTGGCGGCAGCGAACAAATGTGGGGCGGCACCACGATCAGCACCTTGATCGAGAACGGAGGATACGAATACGTCTCCGACACATACAACAACAACTTCGTAGGCAGCGCCCTCGCGTCCAACACCACGATCCAAAGCAGTTCCGAACAGATCGTCGGATTTCTTGGGGGCGGCGTTGCAACCAACACGACAATCGCGGGCGGAACGCAGTGGATCGGCTATGCCGCCTTCGGAAGCGCCGGTCATGGTGTCGCAAGCAATACCACCATCACCAGCGGTGGAATCCAGCTTGTTGCGCCATATAATTATATTGCAACAGGCACAGCCGTCAACACGACGGTCACCGGCAGCGGCAGTATCCAATACGTCGGCAGTGGCCAATACAGCGGAAGCGCAACGGCGATCTCCACCACGCTGATCGCGGGCGGTGAACAGATCGTGTGGGGCGGCGGCCCGTACAGCCCCATTGCCAGCAGTACGGTGATCAGTTCCGGCGGAGCCGAAATCGTTTCGTCCGGCGGCATCGCCAGGATCACGATGATTAGCGCCGGCGGCACCGAGACCGTCATGGCGGGCGGTATCGCCAGCAGCACAGTGATCAGCTCCGGTGGCACGGAAGTGGTTTCGTCCGGCGGCACCGCGAGCGGCATCGTCGTCAATAGCGGCGGCACCTTGGTTATCGTTGCCGGCGCCAACGTCACGGGCGTGACCAGCAATGGCGGTACGGTCGTTATCGAAAGCGCCCCCGTGACCGTGAGCAGCGGATCGTCCTACACCGTGTCGAGCGGCCAGACCGACACCGGTGACACCGTGCTCAATGGCGGTTCGATGTTCGTTGCCTCGGGCGGGTCGGCGGTCAGCACCACCGTCAGCAGCGGCGGGCTTCTGACCATCAGCAAGGGCGGCAGCGATACGGGCACGACCGTCTCTTCCGGCGGTACCGATACGGTTGCGGGCAGCGATACGAATGCCGTCGTTGCAAGCGGCGCGACGATGTATGTCAGCAGCGGCGGCAGGGCCAGTGGAACGCTCGTCTCCGGTGGAACGCTTGACGTGCTGGCTGGCGGGTTTGCCACCGGCACGACGGTTTCGGCAGGCGGCATGCTCAACGTGACGGGGACTACGTCCAATACGGTTCTGGTGTCGAGCGGCGGCGTCGAGAACGTCTCGTCCGGTGGCGTCATCCAGGGCACCATCAGTGGCACGGTCGGCACCGGAACGTCCGTCGCAGCCGGCGCGACGCTCAACGTGCTGGCCGGAGGTTCGGCCAGCATGATCAACGTGTCCGGCACGCTCAACGTGCAGGGCAAGATCACCAGCAATGTCACCATCCAGGGCGGCGGCCACGAAATCGTCTCTGCGGGCGGCTCGGTCACCGGCGTCACCGGTTCGGGGACCGCAATTTCCGGGTTGGTCGACGTTCTCTCCGGAGCTTCCTTCGAATATGCGACCGTCTTCAGTGGCGGCGACCTGAATGTCTCGTCCGGCGCGACGGTGGACCATATTTCCGTCTCTAGCGGCGGCATCTTCAACGTCGGCGGCACGGTTCTGAGCAACGTCGCGGTGTTTGCCGGCGGCATCGAGAACGTGTTCTCCGGAGGCGTGGTCACCGGCGTGACCGGCTCGGGAACCGGGATTTCGGGCGGCATGGTCAACGTGTCGTCGGGAGGCGCGATCGACCACACGACCGTCAGCAGTGGCGGCGTATTGAACGTTATGTCCGGCGCGACTGCCCACCATGTTGCCGTCTCCAGCGGCGGCACGTTCAACGTGGCCGGGGCCGCCACCAGCAATGTGGCCGTGTTTGCCGGTGGCAGGGAGGTCGTTTCGTCAGGCGGGTCGGCTGGTCCGGTGACGATTTCGGGCGGCCAGGTCGAATTGCAGGCGGGCAGCGTCGCGAGCGGCGACATCACCTTCAGCGGGTCCGGCGGGCAGCTCAAGATCGATGGCACCTCATTGGCCGGCACGACCATCAGCAGTCTGGTGCTGGGCGACAGCATCGATCTGGCGGGCCTCAACTTCGTATCGGGTGGGGCGGCGACCTTGCTTGCGGGCAATGTCCTGCACGTCACGGAGGGGGCTTCCTCCTTCGATCTGCAACTCGATCAGACGCCTGGCGTGCGGTTCAGCATCGGCGCGGATTCCGGCACCGGCACGCTGCTCACGACGCGTGCCGATATCGCACCGGTGACATCCGCATCCAACATGCAGGCAACCCTGGGTGAGAGCGCTGCGCTGGCTTCCAGCCTTTTCACCGCCGCGGACGCCGATGGCGATCCCATCACCGCATACGCGTTCTGGGATACCCAAGGTAACGGACACTGGGTCGTCAACGGCACCGTCCAGCCCACCAACGCCGAGATCGATGTCACGGCGGCGAACCTGTCGCAGGTGAGCTACGTGTTCGGTCCAAGCGGTTCGACCGATACGCTTTTCGTGCGGGCCAATGACGGCACGCTCTGGGGCGGATGGACTCAATTCACGGCAAAGGCGTTCGTCGATACCCCGCCGACCGTGATAGCCGCCAACGTCACTGCGACGCACGGCCAAACGTCGGTTGCCGCGTCAAGCCTGTTCACAGTGAGCGATCCGGATCCCGATACGATGACCCAGTACGCGCTCTGGGACACCGGCGGCAGTGGCCACTGGGTTGTGAATGGTGTCGCCCAGGCCGCCAACACCGAGATCGACATTACCGCGTCGCAGCTGTCGCAGGTGAGCTACGTCTTCGGTCCGGTCGGGTCGACGCCTGATACGTTGTACATCAGGGCGAACGACGGAACGCTGTGGGGCGGCTGGACCGCGTTCACGGCAGCACCAGGGCCCGATCGGGCTCCGGTCGTGACGGCAGCAAACCTCATAGGACAGCACCTGCAGCTTTCGGTTCCGGCTACGAGTATCTTCTCGGCGACGGATCCCGACGGCGATCCAATCACACAATATGCTTTGTGGGATTCCGGCGGCAACGGTCACTGGGTGGTCAATGGTGTCACCCAGGCCGCCAACACCGAGATCGACGTTTCGGCGGCGAACCTGTCCCAGGTGAGCTACGTGTTCGGTCCGAGCGGCTCGGCGCCCGACATGCTGTACGTGCGGGCAAGCGACGGGATGTTGTGGGGAGGCTGGACTGCATTCTCGACAATGTCGGGAGGCGACACCGCTCCGGTGGTGACGGCGCCGGACGTGACCGCGACGCACGGGGAGGTGTCGGCCCTTGCCTCCAGCCTGTTCTCGGTCACCGATGCCGACAACGATACGATGACCCAGTACGCGTTCTGGGACACCGGAGGCAGCGGCCACTGGGTGGTCAATGGTGTCGCCCAGGCGGCCAACACCGAGATCGATGTTACGGCGGCGAACCTGTCGCAGGTGAGCTACGTGTTCGGGCTCGGCGGCTCGACGCCCGATACGCTCTACGTGCGGGCCAATGATGGATTGAAGTGGAGTGCCTGGACCGCATTCACGGCAACACCGGGGATCGATGATCCGCCGGTCGTGGCGGCAGCGAACGTAACCGCCAATCACGGGGAGTTCTCGGCGCTCGCCTCGAGCCTGTTCTCGGTCACGGATCCCGAGAGCGATCCGATCACCCAGTACGCGTTCTGGGACACCGGCGGCAACGGCCACTGGGTCGTGAATGGCGTCGCTCAGGCGGCCAATGTCGAGATCGATGTTGCCGCGGCGAACCTGTCGCAGGTGAGCTACGTGTTCGGCCCCGGCGGCTCGGCGTCCGATACGCTTTACGTGCGGGCGAAGGACGCCGGATCGCCGTGGAGCAGCTGGGCTGCGTTCACGGCATCACCGGGCCCCGATACCGCCCCGGTGGTGACGGCGCCGAACGTGACCGCCAATCACGGACAGTTCTCGGCGCTCGCCTCGAGCCTGTTCTCGGTGACGGATGCCGACAACGATACGATGACCCAGTACGCGTTCTGGGACACCGGAGGCAGCGGTCACTGGGTGGTGAATGGCGTCGCTCAGGCAGCCAATGTCGAGATCGATGTTGCCGCGGCGAACCTGTCGCAGGTGAGCTACGTGTTCGGTCCCGGCGGTTCGGCGCCCGATACGCTCTACGTGCGGGCAAATGACGGATCGATGTGGAGTAGCTGGACCGCGTTCACCGCAGCGCCGGGGGTCGATACGGCCCCGGTGGTGACGGCAGCGAACGTGACCGCCAGTCACGGCCAGCTCTCGGTGCTCGCCTTGAGCCTGTTCTCGGTCAGCGATGCCGAGAACGATGCGATCACCCAGTACGCGTTCTGGGACACCGGCGGCAACGGCCATTGGGTGGTCAACGGTGTCGCCCAGGCCGCCAATGTCGAGATCGATGTCTCGGCGGCGAACCTGTCGCAGGTCAGCTACGTGTTCGGTCCCGGCGGCTCGACACCGGATACGCTCTACGTGCGGGCCAACGACGGATCGAAGTGGAGCAGCTGGGCTGCGTTCACGGCAACACCAGGGGTCGATAAGGCTCCGGTGGTGACGGCAGCGAACGTCGCCGCCAATCACGGCCAGTTCTCGGTGCTCGCCTCGAGCCTGTTCTCGGTCAGCGATGCCGAGAACGATGCGATCACCCAATACGCGTTCTGGGACACCGGCGGCAACGGCCATTGGGTGGTCAATGGCGTCGCCCAGGCCGCCAATGTCGAGATCGATGTCTCGGCGGCGAACCTGTCGCAGGTCAGCTACGTGCTCGGTCCCGGCGGCTCGCCGTCGGACACGCTCTACGTGCGGGCCAACGACGGATCGAAGTGGAGCAGCTGGGCTGCGTTCACGGCAACACCGGGGCCTGACCATGCTCCGGTCGTGACGGCGGCGAATGTCAGCGGAATTCACGGCCATTCGATCGCAGCGACCGGCCTGTTCTCGGTCACTGACGCCGACAGCGATACGATGACCCAGTACGCGTTCTGGGACACCGGCGACAACGGCCACTTCGTGGTCAACGGCGTCGTCCAGGCCGCCAACACCGAGATCGATGTTGCGGCGGCGAACCTGTCACAGGTCAGCTACGTGTTCGGTCCGGGCGGCTCGCCGTCGGATACGCTCTACGTGCGGGCCAACGATGGCAGCGAGTGGAGCAGCTGGACGGCCTTCACGGCCACCGCGACGAACCAGGCGCCGACGGTCGCGGTCGCGAACGTCGTGACGGTCTCGGGGCAGACCTTTGCTGCCGCGAACCTCGTCACGGCGACGGACGCCGACGGCGATCCCATCACGAAGTATGCGCTGTGGGATTCCAACACCAATGGACGTTGGAACGTCGGCGGCATCAACGAGCCGGCGAATACCGAGATCGACGTCACCGCGGCACAGCTTTCCCAGGCGACCTATCAGGCTGGTTCGGGCTCCGACCAGCTCTGGATCCGGGCCTATGACGGCACTGCGTGGGGGGCCTGGCAGTCCTTCAACGTAACGGGGGAGAGCCCGAGCAGCGCCAGCATCGCAACGGGCGCTACCTTGGAATTGCCGGGGGCTTCGAGTGCCACCGTGGCGTTCCAGGGCTCGACGGGGACGCTGAAGCTCGACAATTCCGCGAGCTTTAGCGGAACCGTCGCCGGGATGACCGGTTCGGACGCGATCGATTTCGCGAACATCAATTTCGCGAACGTTCAGACTCCGAGCTTCAGCGGAGACTCATCGCACGGAACGCTCACGGTGACGGACGGCACCGTCGCGGCGAGTATTGCGCTGCTCGGCAACTACATGGCCTCGACCTTCACGACCTCGAGTGATGGCCATGGCGGTACCCTGGTTGTCGATCCGCCGGCGATGCAGGTCAGCCAGCTTGCGCAGCCACAGCATGCGTGA
- a CDS encoding AMP-binding protein — MNQSITSPTLDTLFKRSLARQPEALALVDPINKQRVTGQTRKRLTYAQADRAISAIAAHFVESGLPANTVIAVQLPSTIEFALTVLAAYRVGLVVAPLPLLWRQAELTSVLNRTAARAIVTCGRIDGVSYADIAMNAAAEAFSIRHVCGFGTDLPEGMASLDDAILQDSRTSRPMIQDGRKPALISFDVTSEGFRLVPRAHFGLIAGGLAMSLESDLAQGATIMSAFAPMSFAGICSSLVTWLLSGGTLVMHHPFDEEAFETQFNEHACDTLIAPAQLALRLDECGLSERLPTLRNAIGLWRTPEQVASSAHWTSRRVTMTDVYLFGEAGLFGARRSAEDGSPALIKPGPHSAPREAPGASIAGEILLTPKGTLGLRGPMVPVAAYAPPPPGDNLIAPPPRDYVDTEYAARVDRATGAVNITAPPSGVMTVGGYRFLAQELQEWARRLGQGALLTALPDRLSGHRLAGRAQDNARARDALTELGLNPLMVEAFRDRRGTGMP, encoded by the coding sequence GTGAACCAGTCGATCACCTCGCCCACGCTCGATACGCTGTTCAAGCGCAGCTTGGCGCGGCAACCCGAGGCGCTGGCGCTGGTCGACCCGATCAACAAGCAGCGCGTCACCGGACAGACCCGCAAGCGCCTGACCTATGCTCAGGCCGACCGCGCGATCTCGGCGATCGCCGCCCACTTCGTCGAGAGCGGATTGCCGGCCAATACCGTGATCGCGGTTCAGCTTCCCTCGACGATCGAATTCGCCCTGACCGTGCTCGCCGCCTATCGCGTTGGCCTGGTCGTGGCGCCGTTGCCGCTATTGTGGCGGCAGGCCGAGCTGACCTCCGTGCTCAACCGCACCGCGGCGCGGGCGATCGTCACCTGCGGCAGGATCGACGGCGTCTCCTACGCCGACATCGCCATGAACGCCGCGGCGGAAGCTTTTTCGATCCGCCATGTCTGCGGGTTCGGCACCGATCTGCCCGAAGGCATGGCGTCGCTCGATGACGCGATCCTGCAGGACTCCCGGACCTCGCGCCCGATGATCCAGGACGGACGCAAGCCGGCGCTGATCTCCTTCGACGTCACCAGCGAGGGTTTTCGTCTGGTGCCGCGCGCGCATTTCGGCCTGATCGCCGGCGGGCTCGCGATGTCGCTGGAGAGCGACCTGGCACAGGGCGCGACCATCATGTCGGCATTCGCGCCGATGTCGTTTGCCGGCATCTGTTCGTCGCTGGTGACCTGGCTGCTGTCGGGCGGAACGCTCGTCATGCATCACCCGTTCGACGAGGAAGCGTTCGAAACCCAATTCAACGAGCATGCCTGCGACACGCTGATCGCGCCGGCGCAGCTCGCGCTGCGGCTCGACGAGTGCGGCCTGTCGGAGCGCCTGCCCACCCTGCGCAACGCGATCGGCCTCTGGCGGACGCCGGAGCAGGTTGCCTCCAGTGCGCACTGGACGTCGCGGCGGGTGACCATGACCGACGTCTATCTGTTCGGCGAGGCCGGGCTGTTCGGCGCCCGCCGCAGCGCCGAGGATGGATCGCCCGCCCTGATCAAACCCGGTCCGCACAGCGCGCCGCGTGAGGCGCCCGGCGCATCGATCGCCGGCGAGATCCTGCTGACCCCGAAGGGCACGCTGGGCCTGCGCGGCCCCATGGTGCCGGTCGCCGCCTATGCGCCGCCGCCCCCGGGCGACAACCTGATTGCGCCGCCGCCGCGTGATTACGTCGACACTGAATATGCCGCGCGGGTCGACCGCGCGACCGGCGCCGTCAACATCACCGCCCCGCCGTCGGGGGTCATGACGGTCGGCGGCTACCGCTTCCTTGCCCAGGAGTTGCAGGAGTGGGCGCGCCGGCTCGGCCAGGGCGCATTGTTGACGGCACTGCCCGACCGCCTGAGTGGCCACCGGCTGGCCGGACGGGCTCAGGACAATGCGCGGGCTCGCGACGCCCTGACAGAACTTGGGCTTAACCCGTTGATGGTCGAAGCATTTCGCGACCGCCGCGGCACCGGAATGCCTTAA
- a CDS encoding GGDEF domain-containing protein, which yields MSQQGPVLIVSASAKPPFAAVLDETKLFPVVVTDWHEVGRAIEQVKPAAIIAAAERVDFVTLSGLAKRAAARAPYLPLIAVDPATTLPDTVIAFFQHKGMPDRLVARLNASLRVRALHATVMRRLVPPTPIALSDIDPVGEATALLIGRGGAYPALSVALGERAGVVGALSIEAAAKHLSNRDIDGIVLAEGFTPRVMDAFLTVLTEDVRFRPLPVIVASGELTPRYELPNLEIVTAGPTRVGDMVLPMIRQHAFEARLGRMLKAIDAKGLIDPRTGLLTKAAFERDFATAVYQTAERGGALSVARFTFDNTQPRAQFDGARIISRLMRQADFGAVHDDRSLVVAFAGTDLRNAQAITRRLASVMRHTQNGRRDTRAEPAVSIATLLPGDSALSLLGRLFGTPERAAS from the coding sequence ATGTCTCAACAAGGTCCGGTCCTCATCGTATCGGCGTCGGCAAAGCCGCCGTTTGCCGCGGTCCTCGATGAGACGAAACTGTTTCCGGTCGTGGTCACCGACTGGCACGAGGTCGGACGCGCCATCGAGCAGGTCAAGCCGGCCGCGATCATCGCGGCCGCCGAGCGCGTCGACTTCGTCACCCTGTCGGGCCTGGCCAAACGCGCCGCCGCCCGCGCGCCCTATCTGCCGCTGATCGCGGTCGATCCCGCGACCACCCTGCCCGACACCGTCATCGCGTTCTTCCAGCACAAGGGCATGCCGGATCGCTTGGTCGCCCGGCTCAACGCGTCCTTACGCGTTCGCGCCTTGCATGCGACCGTGATGCGCCGCCTGGTGCCGCCCACACCGATCGCATTATCCGATATCGATCCGGTCGGAGAGGCCACCGCGCTCCTGATCGGTCGCGGCGGCGCCTACCCGGCCCTGTCGGTCGCGCTCGGCGAACGCGCCGGCGTGGTCGGCGCGCTGAGCATCGAGGCGGCCGCAAAGCATCTCTCCAACCGTGACATCGACGGCATCGTGCTGGCCGAAGGCTTCACCCCGCGCGTGATGGATGCGTTCCTGACGGTGCTGACCGAGGATGTTCGCTTCCGCCCGTTGCCCGTGATCGTCGCCTCCGGTGAGCTGACGCCGCGTTACGAGCTGCCCAATCTCGAGATCGTCACGGCCGGGCCGACGCGCGTCGGCGACATGGTGTTGCCGATGATCCGGCAGCATGCCTTCGAGGCGCGGCTCGGCCGCATGCTCAAGGCGATCGACGCCAAGGGCCTGATCGATCCGCGCACCGGCCTGCTCACCAAGGCCGCGTTCGAGCGCGACTTCGCGACCGCCGTCTACCAGACCGCCGAGCGCGGCGGCGCGCTCTCGGTGGCGCGGTTCACCTTCGACAACACGCAGCCGCGTGCGCAATTCGACGGCGCGCGGATCATCAGCCGGCTGATGCGCCAGGCCGATTTCGGCGCCGTGCACGACGACCGGTCGCTCGTCGTGGCATTCGCCGGGACCGACCTGCGCAACGCCCAGGCGATCACGCGGCGATTGGCAAGCGTGATGCGCCACACCCAGAACGGCCGCCGCGACACCAGGGCCGAGCCGGCCGTCAGCATCGCAACGCTGCTGCCGGGCGATTCCGCCCTCTCGCTGCTCGGGCGCCTGTTCGGCACGCCGGAACGCGCGGCGTCGTAG